Proteins from a genomic interval of Sulfurimonas sp. HSL3-2:
- a CDS encoding Hpt domain-containing protein, with product MGVRRELEANFDFEIVDEFLEHFSMMVDVMEPLIVNLSKESHYKDDINELFRIFHNLKSASSFLRLEPIIRLSTFVESALETLREEDGPANEEVITWLLSISDMFEKWYDDLKLDNDLSKIEFALLKLPDMDKN from the coding sequence ATGGGCGTAAGACGAGAACTTGAAGCAAACTTTGATTTTGAGATAGTCGATGAGTTTTTAGAACATTTTTCCATGATGGTAGATGTTATGGAACCGCTCATCGTCAACCTTTCAAAAGAGAGTCATTACAAAGATGACATAAACGAGCTTTTTCGTATATTTCACAACCTAAAATCAGCTTCATCTTTTTTAAGACTAGAGCCTATCATAAGACTCTCAACCTTTGTCGAAAGTGCTTTAGAGACACTAAGAGAAGAGGACGGTCCTGCGAATGAAGAGGTCATAACATGGCTGCTCAGCATAAGTGATATGTTTGAAAAATGGTATGATGACCTCAAACTTGATAACGATCTTTCCAAGATCGAGTTCGCCCTATTGAAATTACCTGATATGGATAAAAATTGA
- the trpA gene encoding tryptophan synthase subunit alpha, producing the protein MKQLVAYITSCYPEKSFSIDLALALGENGVDSIELGIPFSDPVADGPVIERANHIALESGFKFRDVLEISKEISDKVDTLWMGYFNPFYQFGMEKLLETAKELQVSGLIIPDVPHEEAVAYKHMFDANSVANISFVAPTDSKERIKQIVTDAKKFIYMVAYTGITGSGKAEDLTPFISSIKEFTDTPAYVGFGVNANTARDKVKGADGVIVGSAFIDILLRDDLTYAQKIEDCSSLAFIIKNEINS; encoded by the coding sequence TTGAAACAACTTGTAGCGTATATAACTTCTTGTTACCCTGAAAAATCTTTTAGTATCGACCTTGCTCTGGCACTTGGAGAAAACGGTGTCGACAGCATCGAACTGGGCATCCCGTTTTCCGATCCTGTGGCAGACGGTCCCGTGATCGAAAGAGCAAACCACATAGCCTTAGAAAGCGGATTTAAATTTCGTGATGTCTTAGAGATCTCAAAAGAGATCTCAGACAAAGTAGACACTCTGTGGATGGGATACTTCAACCCGTTTTATCAGTTCGGTATGGAAAAACTTCTTGAAACGGCAAAAGAGTTACAGGTAAGCGGACTTATCATCCCTGACGTACCTCACGAAGAGGCGGTCGCATATAAACATATGTTTGACGCCAACTCTGTAGCAAACATCTCTTTTGTCGCTCCGACAGACTCTAAAGAGCGCATCAAGCAGATAGTGACCGATGCAAAAAAATTCATCTATATGGTCGCATATACGGGTATCACGGGTTCAGGAAAAGCTGAAGACCTTACTCCTTTCATCAGCTCTATAAAAGAGTTTACCGACACTCCTGCATATGTAGGTTTCGGTGTGAATGCAAATACTGCCAGAGACAAAGTAAAGGGTGCAGACGGCGTCATCGTCGGTTCTGCGTTTATCGACATCCTTTTAAGAGACGATCTAACATACGCACAAAAGATAGAAGACTGTTCTAGTCTGGCTTTCATCATCAAAAACGAGATCAACTCGTAA